The genomic DNA TGGTTAAAATTTTATAAAGATTTTAATAGTTTTAAATTAACTACAATTTCAAAAAGAATATCATATTCTTCAATCGGTACATCAATTTTAATTAACTCAGATATGATAGTTGCTGCTTTGTTATTAGGATTAGGCGTTTCTTCAACACTTTCTTTATATTTGGTTATTGCTATAAATGTTAGATTGATTATGACAAACTTTATAACTTCTTTTAGAGAATTTTTTATAACACTTGTTGCTCAAAGAGGAAGAATAAATTGAGATAGTTATTCAAAATATGAACTTTATACATATTTAGTTGCTGCATTCACTTTTATAAATATTGCAATTTTATCTCCATATTTTGTAAGTGCTTTATATTCAGATCTTGCGTTATCAAATTTAGAATCAGGACATTTTGCAAATGCCGAAAGAGATGCTTTAACATTTATGTTTTTTAGTCCTAAATTTTCAATCTTATATGCTTTTTCAACCGCAATTATAATTTTATGTGAAGGTCAAATTACTTTAATTCATGCAAAAGGAAGATATGGAGAGGTTTCTAAATTTCAAAATATTTTAGGAACCGTTTATATATTTGTGGTTTTAGGATTAGTATTTTTAGCAAAAAAATTTGCAATTGGTGGAGCAAATAATCAATTAATTTCTGGAATAGTTACTTTATATGTTGTAAAAGGACTATTTTTAATTGTTAGATATTGTTATTTATGATTATATGTTTGAAGATATGCAACTTATAACTCAACTTGAAAACATGTTTGAAATAATATTGCTATATTATTCACAGCACCAACAACAATGACATTGTTTACATTATTATATTTAACAAAACATTTTGATATACAAGAAAAAGCAACTGGTACAAATACACCAATATTGCCATTAGTAATATTATTCTTTGGGGTTATATTTATAAGCGGAATAGTTTTAATTTTAACTGCATATATTTTTTCACCAAAAATGATGAATGGAATTATGAAAAATATGCCTTTAATAAGTAGAATCTTAAATAAAAAACAAACAAATGCAAGATTAAAAAGATTTGAAGAAAATGGTATTGACATTGAAAAAATTGTCGATAAAACCGATGAACTTGCTCCAGCAATTTATGGAATAGTGAGCGAATCTTCAGCGGCAGATTTATCACTTGATACAATCGATATTAATGTTGAACAAAAAAATGATAAAATTTATGTTTTAAAAGGAAAAGATTAAACCTTATTTAAATAAGGTTTTTTATTTGAATATAGTCTTAATATCAAAAGTTATATAATGATATAATCAAAATGGTGAAATTAATGGGAAGTTCAAACATCATTATTCCAATAGCTATTGCGATAACATGTATATTTGTTTTTTATGCATCTGGTGTAATTATTTTGGAGTTAATTAAATTTAAAACAAAAAATCCATATGCAGCAATTGCGGCAGGATTTTTTTCATATTTTACATTTATTTCAATATTTACCTTTCCATTACAATTAATCTCAGTTTTACCTTATATATTTTTTATATATTATTTATGAGCCTTATCAATTGTTTATATAATATTTTGCTTAGTTTTTGCAAAACATTGATTGTCTTTAAATTTATTAAGTAAAAATCTATGATTTTTTATTTTAGCAGTAATAGTTATTGGTGTTGCAACATATTTTGAATATAAAAAATTAGGAATAGAAAATGAGTTTTCTAGACATAAAAATATTTTATCCATACTTTCATGATTAAGAGATAATCCAGTTTCATTTTTTAACAATTCTACATTATTTAACTTCTTAGGTTTTAGACCTTTTCAAGGTTGATATACCTTCCAATTATCAATGATAATTTTAACTGGAGTACAAAGCTATCAATATCAAGATATAATTATGCCTTTATCATTTATACTTGATGTATTTTTATGTGCTTCAATATTTATAACAATGTTTGATTCGTTTGATAAAACTAGCACAGCTTATAAAAAATATGCTTTATACATCTTATCATTATTTTTATTTACATTAACAAAAATTGCATTTATACATTATGATTATGCTTATTGAACTGGAGATACAATTTTCTTATACTTAATTTTTTATGCTATGGTTTTAGCTTTAAGATATACAAACATTGGTTTTCGAGAAAGAAAGATGCCACTTTTTATCGGTTTAGTTATTGGAGGATATATTTCATTTTCATGAAATAGTTCCTATCAAGTTTTATTTTTGATTTATTGTATTTTGTTTATTATTCAAAAAAAATATAATACAAATTTTACAAAAGACTTTTTAAAGATTTCTTCTATTGCTGTAATTGATTTAATATTCTTTAATTTAGTTTCTAAATATTACATTCCAACAATTTTGTTTGCAGCAATATTATTATTAATAATTGTTACGACTTATTTTATGTCAAAAAAATATTCAGCTGTTGTACGGTTTGAAACTTTTGTTGATTCAAAAATTACATTAGTAACATTGTTGCTACCAATTGTTTTTATGATAGTTTCAATTGCAATGACTTTAAAAACAAATAGATCTTTTGTTGATCCAAAAGAAAGCTATTTGAATTTTTTATATGTTTGAACAAACTTATTGCCAAGTAACACTTTAAGATTTTGAGCAACCTTTATTGCTGCAATGTCAATATTGATTTTGTCTGTTGTTTGAGTTTTTTTAAGAAAAAAGTTTAAGCTATCACTAATTACAGGGATTGTAGATTTAACATTAATAAATTATTTAACTTTTTATAATCCAATAGCTGTTAAGTTTATAAATTTAATTTATCCAATGATGAGTCAGTCGAATGGTTTAATTATGATTGTTCAAGGATCAGTACTTATGAATATTCTTGTCTATTGATTCTTTAATAAACAAGAAGAAAAAAATACTAAAAACAAAAGCGTGGTTGTGATAAAAAACTTTAATTGATTAAAACTATAGGAGAAATTTTATGAATAATGTTAAAGAAAAAATTTTAGAAATAAAACAAAAACTTAACGAATGAGGTTATGCCTATTATGTTTTAGATGATCCTGTTGTTGATGATGCAGAGTATGATAAGTTATTTAATGAACTAGTTAAGCTAGAACAAGAGCATCCTGATTTAATTACATATGATTCACCAACTAAAAGAGTTGGAGGTATTGTTTTAGATAAGTTTGAAAAATATCAGCATAAAGTTCCAATGTTAAGTCTCGCAAATGCATTTAATGAAAAAGATTTAAAAAATTTTGATGATCAAATTTTTAAAGAAATAGAAAATAAAAATTATAGTTTTTTTGTAGAACCAAAAATTGATGGTTTATCAATATCATTAATTTATTCAAAAGGAAAATTATTTAAAGCTGTTACAAGAGGTGATGGAGTATTTGGAGAAGATGTTACCAATAATGTTAAAACTATAAAAAGCATTCCTTTGGTTATCGAAAATAAAGATGACTATGTTGAAATAAGAGGAGAAGTTTTTTTGTCAAAAAAAGAGTTTGAAAAAATAAATCAACAAAGACAACTTGATGAAGAACCTTTATTTGCAAATCCTAGAAACGCAGCTGCCGGAACAATTCGACAACTTGATTCAAATATCGCTGCTTCAAGAAATTTAGATGCATATCTTTATTATTATATGGATAGAGAAAAAATTAAAACACATTCTGAATCCTTAAATTATTTAAAAAACTTAAAATTTAAAATTAACGAGTTAGGAAAAATTTGTAAAAACATTGATGAAGTTATGCAACACATCAATTATATTAGTGAGCAACGAAACAAACTAAATTATGAAATTGATGGAGTCGTAGTTAAAGTAAATAATTTTGATTTATATGAAAAAGTTGGTTATACTTCAAAGTTTCCTAAGTGAGCCATAGCATTCAAGTTTCCAGCAGAAATTAAAAATACCAGGCTTTTAAATATTTTTGCAACAGTAGGAAGAACAGGAAAAATTACTTACAATGCTAATCTTGAACCAGTTCAACTTGCAGGAACAACTGTTCAATCTGCAACTTTACATAATGCAGATTTTATTAAACAAAGAGATATTAGAGTTGGATCAATAGTTAAAGTAAAAAAAGCCGGAGATATTATTCCTGAAATAATAGAACCAATTAAAGATGAAACTTTTAAATTATTATCAGTTTGAAAAGAAACACATGTTTGTCCTGAATGTAACTCGGTTTTAGAGAGAGTAGAAGATGAAGTTGATCAATATTGTATTAATAGTTCTTGTAGAAGAAAAGTTGTTAGATTGATGGAGCACTTTGTTTCAAGAGAAGCTATGAATATTGAAGGGTTGAGTATAAAAATAATAGAAAAACTTTTTGAAAATAATTTTATTTATAATGTAGCAGATATTTATAAATTAAAAAATTTTAAAGAAGAATTAATTAGTCTAGATAAAATGGGAAAAAAATCTGTTGAAAATCTTTTAGAAGCTATAGAAAAATCAAAAACAAACTCTGCAGAAAAATTATTTTTTGGTTTGGGAGTAAGACATGTTGGTAAAAAAACTGCTCAATTATTAGTAACAAATTTTAAAGATATAAAAGACTTTGATAAAATTAGTTTTGAACAGCTAGAAAAAGTTCGTGATGTAGGGCCAATTGTGGCAAGATCGGTAATTGATTGGTTTGAAAATAAAAATAATAAAAAACTTTTAGAAGATTTAGTATCACTTGGAGTAAATACTTCTTATTTAGGAAACATTGGATCTAAATATAATGAAATTATTTCAAATAAAAGTTTTGTAATTACAGGCACCCTATCAAATTCTAGAAATTATTTCAAAAATATTTTAGAAGAACATGGAGCAAAAGTAATTGATAGTGTAAGTAAAAAAACAGATTATTTACTAGTTGGTGAAGATGCTGGAAGTAAACTTGAAAAAGCAAACAAACTTGGTGTTAAAATAATTAATGAACAAGAATTTTTAGAAATGTTAGGAGAAAAATAATGAAAATAAAAAAAGACTTAATATTTGAATTAGCTGAAGATATTATGTTAGAAATAACTGATAAAGAAGCAGAAGATTTTTTAAAAATAGAAAATCAACTTTTAGAAAAGTTTAATAAAGCTTATGCAATAAATATCGAAGGGGTTGAACCTAGTCATTATTGTTTTGATTATGCAAATACTTTTTTAAGAGATGATGATGATATTAGAAAAATTGACAAGCAAGACTTTTTAAAAAATGCACCTAAAAAAGACAATGACTATGTTGTTATAGAAAAGGTGGTTAAATAATTATGAATTTTAAAAACTTAACAATCGTTGATATTCACAATAAAATAAAAAATAAAGAATTAAAAGTTAAAGATTTAGTTGATAGTGTTTATGAAAATTTAAAAGCAGAGTTTAAATCAAATTTTTTAGTAACATTGATTGAAAATAAAAATAGTGAAAAAGAATTACAAGAATTATTTGATGAAAATAAATTATTATCAGCAATTCCTTATGTAACAAAAGATAATATTTCAACAAAAAATATTTTAACTACAGCAGGATCAAATATTTTATCAAATTATTTTCCTCCTTATGATGCAACAATCACTGAACATTTAAAAAATGAACATACAATTTTACTAGGTAAGGCTTCTTTGGATGAACTTGGAATGGGTGGAACTGGTTTGTTTGGTTTCAATGGAGAGGTAAGACATCCTAAAGATAGCGAAAGAATAGCAGGCGGTAGTTCAAGTGGTAGTGCGTATGCTGTTGCAGCTGGATTAGTTCCTTTTGCAACTGGAACTGATACAGGAGATTCTATAAGAAAACCAGCAAGTTATTGTGGTATTGTTGGATTTAAACCAACTTATGGAAGTATTTCAAGATATGGTGTTATACCATATGCTCCAAGTTTAGATCATTTAGGTTTTTTTACAAACTCAGTAGATGATGCTGCTATATTAAGTGATGCAACATTTAAACATGATCCTAAAGATTTTACTTCTATAAATAATGAAAATGAGTTTTATAAAAATATAAATAATTTAGATAAAAAAACTAAGTTTGGATTTTTAAAATCAGTTTTAAAATATTTTAAAGAAGATTTAAAAAAAGATTATCTTAATTTATTTGAAAAAATTAAAGCAGAAGGTTTTGAAGTAATTGAAATAGATTTTGATGAAAAATTATTAGCAACAATTCCTGCTGTTTATATGATGATTTCTTTTTCTGAAGGAGTTTCTACTCATGCAAATTTAGATGGTATAAATTTTGGTAAGCGTGAAGAAGGTAAAGATTATAAAGATATAATGAAAAAAACACGTACAAAAAATTTTGGAAATACTGTTAAGAGAAGATTTACTATTGGAAGTTTTCAATTAAAAAAAGAAAATCAAGAAGACTTACTTTTAAGATCAAAAAAAATTAGAAGATTAATTATTGAAGAATTAACAAAAGTTTTTAATCAGATTGATATTTTATTTTTACCTCCATCATTAGATGTTGCACCAACTGTGAAAAATATTTTAGGAACAGATGTTGAAGAAAGAGGCGATCATGATGGAATCTGAGTGGATGATATTTTAGAATTAGCAAACTTTAATGGTATGCCTTCAATTACAATTCCTTTTATAGAAAAAAATAATTTACCTATTGGAATAAATATAAATGCAAAACCAAAAAATGACTTACA from Spiroplasma tabanidicola includes the following:
- a CDS encoding amidase family protein, whose protein sequence is MNFKNLTIVDIHNKIKNKELKVKDLVDSVYENLKAEFKSNFLVTLIENKNSEKELQELFDENKLLSAIPYVTKDNISTKNILTTAGSNILSNYFPPYDATITEHLKNEHTILLGKASLDELGMGGTGLFGFNGEVRHPKDSERIAGGSSSGSAYAVAAGLVPFATGTDTGDSIRKPASYCGIVGFKPTYGSISRYGVIPYAPSLDHLGFFTNSVDDAAILSDATFKHDPKDFTSINNENEFYKNINNLDKKTKFGFLKSVLKYFKEDLKKDYLNLFEKIKAEGFEVIEIDFDEKLLATIPAVYMMISFSEGVSTHANLDGINFGKREEGKDYKDIMKKTRTKNFGNTVKRRFTIGSFQLKKENQEDLLLRSKKIRRLIIEELTKVFNQIDILFLPPSLDVAPTVKNILGTDVEERGDHDGIWVDDILELANFNGMPSITIPFIEKNNLPIGININAKPKNDLQVLQAAKFLENLIKNSKRGDSHE
- the ligA gene encoding NAD-dependent DNA ligase LigA; this translates as MNNVKEKILEIKQKLNEWGYAYYVLDDPVVDDAEYDKLFNELVKLEQEHPDLITYDSPTKRVGGIVLDKFEKYQHKVPMLSLANAFNEKDLKNFDDQIFKEIENKNYSFFVEPKIDGLSISLIYSKGKLFKAVTRGDGVFGEDVTNNVKTIKSIPLVIENKDDYVEIRGEVFLSKKEFEKINQQRQLDEEPLFANPRNAAAGTIRQLDSNIAASRNLDAYLYYYMDREKIKTHSESLNYLKNLKFKINELGKICKNIDEVMQHINYISEQRNKLNYEIDGVVVKVNNFDLYEKVGYTSKFPKWAIAFKFPAEIKNTRLLNIFATVGRTGKITYNANLEPVQLAGTTVQSATLHNADFIKQRDIRVGSIVKVKKAGDIIPEIIEPIKDETFKLLSVWKETHVCPECNSVLERVEDEVDQYCINSSCRRKVVRLMEHFVSREAMNIEGLSIKIIEKLFENNFIYNVADIYKLKNFKEELISLDKMGKKSVENLLEAIEKSKTNSAEKLFFGLGVRHVGKKTAQLLVTNFKDIKDFDKISFEQLEKVRDVGPIVARSVIDWFENKNNKKLLEDLVSLGVNTSYLGNIGSKYNEIISNKSFVITGTLSNSRNYFKNILEEHGAKVIDSVSKKTDYLLVGEDAGSKLEKANKLGVKIINEQEFLEMLGEK
- a CDS encoding Asp-tRNA(Asn)/Glu-tRNA(Gln) amidotransferase subunit GatC codes for the protein MKIKKDLIFELAEDIMLEITDKEAEDFLKIENQLLEKFNKAYAINIEGVEPSHYCFDYANTFLRDDDDIRKIDKQDFLKNAPKKDNDYVVIEKVVK